A section of the Thermotoga caldifontis AZM44c09 genome encodes:
- a CDS encoding methyltransferase domain-containing protein produces the protein MRDWREWLVRQISLAGNFDRHILDAFLQVPREIFSEFKYDPDVVYSDNVIVTAKDKDTYTTSSQPSLMALFMSAAGLKPGMKVLEIGSGTGYNACVMAHVVGEEGLVVGVEINRKFFEKSLEAAAALSLRNVVFVNADGFFGFEKFAPYDVVLVTVAVERISPHWIGQLKIDGRIVAPVHIYTIDRQPAFVFEKTSEGVVAKHLVETRFIKAGGSLGDLNERNLERLSRIEKMFVEPSDFLRLPSSQYETLGVFHVASWSLCERLGWVYFVEDNAFARWKGGWETYGETKLLKAIVEEWARTRYTSMTLLVFHYDYDMNFKGLERWDET, from the coding sequence ATGCGCGATTGGCGTGAGTGGTTGGTTAGGCAGATCTCACTGGCCGGGAACTTCGACAGACACATCCTCGATGCGTTCCTCCAGGTACCGAGAGAGATCTTCAGTGAGTTCAAATACGATCCCGATGTCGTTTACAGTGATAACGTGATCGTCACGGCGAAAGACAAAGACACTTACACCACGTCGAGCCAGCCATCCCTCATGGCTCTGTTCATGAGTGCTGCCGGTTTGAAACCAGGTATGAAGGTTTTAGAGATCGGTTCGGGCACGGGGTACAACGCGTGCGTCATGGCACACGTGGTTGGAGAAGAAGGTCTGGTGGTCGGCGTAGAGATCAATCGGAAGTTTTTCGAAAAAAGCCTCGAGGCAGCCGCGGCACTCTCCCTCAGAAACGTGGTCTTCGTGAACGCCGATGGATTTTTTGGATTCGAAAAGTTTGCACCTTACGATGTAGTGCTGGTCACGGTGGCTGTGGAAAGGATTTCACCGCACTGGATAGGACAGCTCAAAATCGATGGAAGGATCGTAGCACCCGTGCACATATACACGATCGATAGACAACCTGCGTTCGTGTTCGAAAAGACCAGCGAAGGTGTCGTCGCGAAACACCTTGTAGAAACCAGGTTCATAAAGGCCGGAGGATCGCTCGGAGATCTCAACGAGAGGAACCTCGAAAGACTCTCGAGAATTGAAAAGATGTTCGTAGAACCGAGCGACTTTCTGAGATTGCCTTCGAGCCAATACGAAACTCTCGGTGTATTCCACGTCGCGAGCTGGTCTCTGTGTGAAAGACTTGGCTGGGTCTACTTCGTCGAGGACAACGCCTTCGCACGGTGGAAGGGTGGCTGGGAAACGTACGGTGAAACGAAATTGCTCAAAGCTATCGTTGAAGAGTGGGCCAGAACTCGGTACACTTCAATGACCCTGCTGGTTTTTCACTACGATTACGACATGAATTTCAAAGGGCTGGAAAGGTGGGATGAAACGTGA